Proteins from a genomic interval of Capsicum annuum cultivar UCD-10X-F1 chromosome 4, UCD10Xv1.1, whole genome shotgun sequence:
- the LOC107866913 gene encoding probable LRR receptor-like serine/threonine-protein kinase At4g36180, translated as MSTATFLLPLTLLIATVFSISMADNVTETEMAALLSFKRNLEDPLGVLDGWDFNTPSAPCDWRGVFCNAGRVREIRLPSFHLSGLITKNIANLRQLRRLSLHSNHFNGSIPPELAQCALLRAVYLHYNSFSGEVPAAISNLTNLQVLNLAHNFLSGHVSGNVPASLRLLDLSSNLLSGSIPSNFSNGSQLELLNLSFNRFAGEIPVSIGILQKLEYLWLDSNQLYGTLPSAISNISSLIHLSTSDNHLQGLIPATVGSLSSLQVISLSGNQLSGVVPESLFCTTRIIDLGVNAITGLTKPENATCSSVLEVLNLHGNHINGVFPEWLTNFSALKVLDISGNAVSGTLPNSIGTLRLLEELRVGNNTLTGEIPASIVNFASLEVLDLGGNRFSGLIPEFLGNLIALRMLLLSGNRFSGLIPTSFGSLYELEFLDLSMNDLNGSLPQNLMMLTNLSALNLSSNVFSGEIPREIGRLQGLESLNVSNCGFSGNIPTSIGSLLRLTTLDLSKQSLSGELPFEIFGLPSLRVVALQENMLTGDGLEGFSSLSGLEYLNLSSNAFSGQVPKTYGFLTSLKVLSMSNNGINGSIPAELGNCSGLQVLELRGNHLTGQIPKDLSRLSHLRKLDLGRNRLTGEIPENISNWLSLATLLLDSNHISGPIPESLSRLSNLEMLNLSSNNLNGSIPSSLSLISSLKYLNVSHNHLEGEIPEALGSRFKDPSLFAANKDLCGKPLKECSKGKRKRKKLILFIVLAAVGAFLVAVCCCGYIYGLILWHKRLRGRSAEGKKRSPGRASSGGEAGRGSGENGGPKLVMFNNKITYAETLEATRQFDEENVLSRGKYGLVFKATFADGMVLAIRRLPDTSIEVNTFRKEAESLGKVKHRNLTVVRGYYVGPPPDVRLVIYDYMPNGNLATLLQEASHQDGHVLNWPMRHLIALGIARGLAYLHSVTLVHGDVKPQNVLFDADFEAHLSDFGLDKLSQVATPAETSTSSTPVGTLGYIAPEVTLTGQPTKEADVYSFGIVLLEILTGRKPVMFNGDEDIVKWVKRQLQRGQISELLEPGLLELDPESSEWEEFLLGIKVGLLCTMPDPQERPSMTDIVFMLEGCRVGPDIPSSADPTTLPSPM; from the coding sequence ATGTCAACGGCTACTTTTCTTCTACCTCTCACATTGCTAATTGCCACTGTTTTTTCTATTTCAATGGCGGATAACGTAACCGAAACGGAAATGGCTGCGCTGCTCTCATTCAAACGGAACTTAGAAGACCCACTCGGCGTATTAGACGGGTGGGATTTCAACACTCCTTCAGCACCATGTGATTGGCGTGGTGTATTTTGTAATGCCGGCAGAGTTCGTGAAATCCGCTTACCTAGTTTCCACCTCAGTGGTTTGATTACTAAAAATATAGCTAATTTACGACAGCTACGTAGGTTAAGCTTACATTCTAACCATTTTAATGGCTCTATACCACCTGAATTAGCTCAATGTGCTTTGCTACGTGCTGTTTACCTTCATTACAACTCCTTTTCCGGTGAAGTTCCTGCTGCTATTTCCAATCTCACCAATCTTCAGGTTTTGAACCTTGCTCATAACTTTCTCTCCGGTCATGTTTCCGGTAATGTACCTGCAAGTCTCAGGCTTCTTGATCTTTCTTCTAATCTTCTCTCCGGTAGCATCCCGAGCAACTTCTCAAATGGTTCTCAGCTTGAACTTTTAAACTTGTCGTTCAATCGATTTGCCGGTGAGATTCCGGTGAGTATTGGTATTTTACAGAAGTTAGAGTATCTCTGGCTCGATTCTAATCAACTTTACGGCACTTTACCTTCAGCGATTTCGAACATTTCCTCGTTGATACACTTGAGTACTAGTGATAACCATCTGCAAGGTTTAATCCCTGCAACAGTTGGTTCACTTTCTAGTTTACAGGTAATTTCATTATCGGGAAATCAACTATCTGGTGTGGTCCCTGAATCGCTTTTCTGTACTACTAGGATCATTGATTTAGGTGTTAATGCAATCACGGGTTTAACTAAACCCGAGAATGCAACGTGTTCGAGTGTTTTAGAGGTCTTGAACCTTCACGGGAATCATATTAATGGTGTTTTTCCTGAATGGTTGACGAATTTTTCGGCGTTGAAGGTTCTTGATATCTCTGGGAATGCAGTTTCTGGGACTTTGCCTAATAGTATAGGGACTTTAAGGTTGCTTGAGGAGTTAAGAGTGGGTAACAATACATTAACTGGTGAAATTCCTGCTAGTATTGTGAATTTTGCTTCACTTGAAGTACTTGATCTAGGTGGCAATCGTTTTTCTGGTTTAATTCCGGAGTTCTTGGGTAATTTGATCGCGTTGAGAATGCTGTTGCTTAGTGGGAATCGGTTTTCTGGGTTGATTCCAACTAGTTTCGGGAGTctttatgagttggagtttttgGATTTGAGCATGAATGATTTGAATGGGAGTTTGCCTCAAaaccttatgatgcttaccaatTTGAGTGCTTTGAATTTGTCTAGCAACGTGTTTTCTGGTGAAATTCCAAGAGAAATTGGAAGGTTGCAAGGGTTAGAGAGTTTAAATGTCAGTAATTGTGGGTTCTCGGGGAACATTCCGACTAGCATTGGAAGTTTGTTGAGGCTGACAACTCTTGATTTGAGCAAGCAAAGCTTATCTGGTGAATTACCCTTTGAGATTTTCGGGCTGCCAAGCCTACGAGTTGTGGCTTTACAAGAGAACATGTTAACTGGGGATGGTCTTGAAGGTTTTAGCAGTTTATCTGGTCTGGAATATTTGAATCTGTCATCTAATGCCTTTTCCGGGCAAGTTCCTAAGACATATGGTTTCCTTACATCCTTGAAAGTTCTTTCCATGTCTAACAATGGTATTAATGGCTCAATTCCAGCAGAGTTGGGCAACTGTTCTGGCCTTCAAGTGCTTGAGCTTCGAGGAAATCATTTAACAGGTCAAATTCCAAAGGATTTGTCACGTTTATCTCATCTAAGGAAGCTTGATTTGGGTCGGAATAGACTAACTGGGGAAATCCCAGAAAACATCTCTAATTGGTTGTCTCTGGCTACTCTCTTGTTGGATTCCAACCATATCTCAGGTCCCATACCAGAGTCATTGTCTAGATTGTCAAATTTGGAAATGCTCAATCTCTCGTCAAATAATTTGAATGGATCAATTCCTTCAAGTCTGTCTCTGATTTCCAGCCTGAAGTACTTGAATGTTTCCCATAATCATCTCGAGGGTGAGATTCCAGAGGCTTTGGGTTCTCGGTTCAAGGACCCTTCTTTATTTGCTGCGAATAAAGATTTGTGTGGAAAGCCATTGAAGGAGTGCAGTAAGggtaaaaggaaaagaaagaagttGATCTTGTTCATTGTTTTGGCTGCTGTAGGGGCCTTTCTCGTGGCAGTGTGTTGTTGTGGGTACATCTATGGACTTATACTTTGGCACAAAAGGCTAAGAGGACGTTCAGCCGAAGGGAAGAAGCGAAGCCCAGGCCGTGCAAGTTCAGGAGGAGAAGCGGGTCGTGGAAGTGGAGAGAATGGAGGTCCAAAGCTTGTTATGTTCAACAACAAGATTACTTATGCAGAGACTTTAGAAGCGACGAGACAATTTGATGAGGAAAATGTGTTAAGCCGTGGAAAATATGGCCTAGTATTCAAAGCCACTTTTGCAGATGGAATGGTCTTGGCTATCCGTCGACTTCCTGATACATCAATCGAAGTGAACACATTCCGCAAGGAAGCCGAATCCCTTGGCAAGGTGAAGCATCGCAATTTGACTGTTGTTCGTGGATACTATGTAGGACCACCACCTGATGTTCGACTTGTCATATACGATTACATGCCTAACGGAAATCTTGCCACTCTTTTACAAGAGGCATCTCATCAGGATGGCCATGTGCTCAATTGGCCAATGCGCCACCTGATTGCGCTTGGCATTGCTCGCGGCTTAGCTTATCTTCATTCAGTTACATTGGTTCATGGGGATGTAAAGCCACAAAATGTATTGTTTGATGCAGATTTTGAAGCTCATCTTTCTGATTTTGGTTTAGATAAACTAAGCCAAGTAGCAACCCCAGCAGAGACTTCAACATCCTCCACCCCAGTCGGAACTCTAGGCTACATAGCACCTGAAGTGACATTAACCGGACAACCTACAAAAGAAGCTGATGTATACAGTTTTGGGATTGTATTGTTAGAGATACTAACAGGAAGAAAGCCAGTAATGTTCAACGGGGACGAGGACATTGTCAAATGGGTGAAGAGACAACTACAAAGAGGCCAAATTTCAGAATTACTCGAGCCGGGGTTGCTTGAATTGGATCCTGAATCATCAGAATGGGAAGAGTTCTTGTTGGGAATCAAAGTTGGTTTGCTTTGCACCATGCCTGATCCTCAAGAAAGACCATCGATGACCGATATTGTATTCATGCTCGAAGGCTGCCGCGTTGGTCCTGATATTCCCTCTTCAGCTGATCCTACAACTCTTCCTTCACCAATGTGA
- the LOC107866915 gene encoding protein ACCUMULATION AND REPLICATION OF CHLOROPLASTS 6, chloroplastic — protein MNTFLKAPSTMEALTHLTFPICTPRLSQLPAAGSKKPPAPSRLNAVTGGATNFSASKWADRLLADFQFLPSTSSDSLDFQNSTSATTLPPPIAPPERHISIPIDFYRVLGAEAHFLSDGIRRCYDARITKPPQYGYSQEALIGRRQILQAACETLADSTSRREYNQGLAQHEFDTLLTPVPFDKVPGALCVLQEAGETELVLQIGESLLKERLPKSFKQDVVLAMALAYVDHSRDVMALSPPDFVKGCELLERALKLLQEEGASNLALDLQSQIDETLEEINPRYVLELLAFPLGDEYRMKRAEGLQGVRNILWAVGGGGAAAISGGFTREDFMNEAFLQMTAAEQVDLFVATPSNIPAESFEVYGVALALVAQAFVGKKPHLIQDADNLFQQLQQTKVTAYGGSVSVYTVRENREMDFALERGLCSLLVGEVDGCRSWLGLDIEDSPYRDPSIVTFVAEHSKDDNENDLLPGLCKLLETWLMEVVFPRFRETEDVTFKLGDYYDDPTVLRYLERLEGGGASPLAAAAAIARIGAEATAVLDSVKASAIQALQKVFPAGDGEGSVRRYGDNETNEFDIAKPFDDLGELRKQNNFITTVEDPSRVGSDYQEQDLITDKIKDASVKIMCAGVAVGLLTLVGLKLSSFRHGSSVQHSATGSAIASDAIDVGASLIENPLEFPRMDARLAESIVRKWQNIKSQSLGTDHCLNRLSEVLDGQMLKIWTDRATEIAQHGWFWEYNLLNLAIDSVTVSADGRRAIVEATLEESASLTDVTHPEHNDSYSTTYTTRYDMSWVNSGWKIVEGAVLKSR, from the exons ATGAACACATTTTTGAAAGCTCCCTCAACAATGGAAGCATTAACACATTTAACCTTCCCCATTTGTACTCCCCGCCTTTCACAACTCCCCGCCGCCGGAAGTAAAAAACCGCCGGCGCCGTCGAGGCTCAACGCCGTTACCGGCGGAGCAACTAATTTCTCCGCCAGTAAATGGGCGGATCGTCTACTCGCCGACTTCCAATTCCTCCCGTCCACCTCCTCCGACTCACTAGATTTCCAAAATTCAACCTCCGCTACTACTCTTCCACCTCCTATCGCTCCTCCAGAGCGTCACATTTCGATACCTATAGACTTCTACAGAGTGCTTGGTGCCGAAGCTCATTTTCTAAGTGACGGTATAAGAAGATGTTACGATGCTAGAATTACAAAGCCGCCGCAGTATGGATACAGTCAGGAAGCGTTGATTGGTAGAAGACAGATTCTTCAAGCTGCTTGTGAAACCCTTGCGGATTCTACTTCTCGTAGAGAATACAATCAAGGACTTGCTCAGCATGAGTTCGATACTCTTCTAACTCCGGTCCCCTTTGATAAA GTTCCTGGAGCATTATGTGTTTTGCAAGAAGCTGGTGAGACTGAATTAGTTCTTCAGATTGGGGAAAGCTTGCTTAAAGAGCGGTTGCCAAAGTCATTCAAGCAAGATGTGGTCTTGGCTATGGCACTCGCATATGTTGACCATTCCCGAGATGTCATGGCACTTTCACCTCCTGATTTTGTTAAAGGTTGTGAACTGCTTGAAAGAGCGCTTAAGCTGTTGCAG GAAGAAGGTGCAAGTAATCTTGCCCTTGATCTGCAATCCCAGATAGATGAGACATTGGAAGAGATAAATCCACGCTATGTACTTGAACTTCTAGCTTTTCCTCTTGGTGATGAATATCGAATGAAAAGAGCCGAGGGTCTTCAAGGTGTGCGCAATATTTTGTGGGCTGTTGGAGGAGGAGGAGCAGCTGCAATTTCTGGGGGTTTCACACGGGAAGATTTCATGAATGAGGCCTTCCTACAGATGACAGCTGCTGAGCAG gtggaCCTGTTCGTCGCAACGCCAAGTAACATTCCTGCAGAAAGCTTTGAAGTTTACGGGGTAGCGCTTGCACTTGTTGCTCAAGCTTTTGTTGGGAAAAAACCACATCTCATCCAAGATGCTGACAACCTTTTTCAGCAGCTTCAGCAGACCAAAGTAACAGCTTACGGCGGCTCTGTGTCTGTTTACACTGTTAGAGAAAACCGTGAAATGGACTTTGCTTTGGAGAGGGGCCTTTGTTCTCTGCTTGTTGGAGAAGTCGATGGATGTCGCTCATGGTTGGGCCTAGACATTGAAGACTCGCCTTATAGAGATCCATCTATTGTGACTTTTGTTGCAGAACACTCGAaggatgacaatgaaaatgatcTGCTCCCTGGACTATGTAAGCTTTTGGAGACCTGGTTGATGGAAGTGGTCTTTCCCAGATTTAGAGAGACAGAAGATGTCACTTTCAAACTTGGAGACTATTATGATGACCCTACTGTTTTAAGATATTTGGAAAGGTTGGAAGGTGGTGGTGCTTCACCTTTAGCAGCTGCTGCAGCTATTGCAAGGATTGGAGCTGAAGCTACAGCTGTGCTTGATAGTGTTAAAGCTAGTGCAATTCAGGCATTACAGAAAGTTTTTCCTGCTGGTGATGGGGAAGGCAGTGTAAGACGATATGGCGACAATGAGACGAATGAATTTGATATCGCTAAGCCATTTGACGATCTTGGAGAGCTTcgtaaacaaaataattttatcacGACGGTTGAGGATCCTTCTAGAGTGGGTTCTGACTATCAAGAGCAAGATCTGATAACCGACAAAATAAAAGATGCAAGTGTGAAGATTATGTGTGCTGGAGTAGCAGTTGGATTATTGACTTTGGTTGGATTGAAGCTTTCTTCCTTCAGACATGGGTCTTCAGTTCAACATAGTGCTACTGGTTCAGCCATTGCCTCAGATGCCATCGATGTGG GTGCCTCTCTAATTGAAAATCCTCTTGAGTTTCCTAGAATGGATGCAAGGCTTGCAGAAAGTATAGTTAGGAAGTGGCAGAATATCAAATCCCAGTCTCTTGGAACAGATCATTGTCTCAACAGATTGTCAGAG GTTTTGGATGGTCAGATGCTGAAGATTTGGACAGACCGTGCAACAGAAATTGCTCAGCATGGTTGGTTTTGGGAGTACAACCTTTTAAACCTTGCAATTGACAGTGTGACTGTCTCAGCTGATGGCCGACGTGCTATTGTGGAAGCTACTCTTGAGGAATCAGCAAGTTTAACTGATGTAACCCATCCGGAGCACAATGACTCATACAGTACTACCTATACAACTAGATACGATATGTCCTGGGTAAACTCCGGTTGGAAAATTGTGGAAGGAGCTGTTCTTAAATCACGATAA